A window of Daucus carota subsp. sativus chromosome 2, DH1 v3.0, whole genome shotgun sequence genomic DNA:
ACCTTTTGGATCACATAATTACCAAAAACGTCAGTCATCAAAGCCAAGGCTTGTGGAGATATTTCTTGGTAAACCATGTTTTTCTCCTCCGTTGTAGCTGTTTCAAGCTTTTGTTGGATGAACCGGCTGCCATACTGATCCGCACTGATAAACACCAAATGTGAAATGAGCAATAAATGTTTATAACTAAACAGGGTTAGAGTATAAATGAAGTGCAAGATATACCTGAACTCAACAACATGACCGGTAATAtccaaaagttcaaaacatcTAGTTTTATTGCTCTTAAACTCTTCCAGTAAAGAGGAAGCAAAGCTGTGCTCCATGTTACTAGCATCCAAGTGCCATGGTCCCATGATACCACCACCAGCTACATTTCTCATCCCAGAATGGAATCTCTTATTAACATCACCATGTCTGATTGGACTACCAGGTCCAACAGGGGAATGCGGAAGTACTGGACTTGCTAAGGGGCTTCCAGGATAAGACAAGCCTACTCCATATGCTGGGTTACCATAATAACCATGAGGACCAGCAGTTTTGCTACCTAGTGATATCCCATATTGCGATTTCTGAGGTGAGAGAAGAGATCCGAGATAAGCTTTTTGAAGGAGATCCAAGTACGAATTATTTAGGTAGTTGCTTTCAACCGATGGTTCATTAATAGAAGCTTGGGCTGCATATTCAGCTGTCCTTAAATACTGAAGATAAGCTGGATCAACAAAAGGTGCCTGGAGAGCACTGCCTGCCATCTGATTGCCTATCCTACCAAGATTTTGTGAATCTAATGCAGCATAATTTGGATGTGATTCAGAAGTAAAAGTTCCACCCATCATTGTTGAGTCCATTCCAGGCATAGCCATGGCTGATGCTGCAGTAGCATTTTCAAATAAAGGTGGCATATTACTATTTCCAAGATGGCTTGACATCATGGACTGCATTGGCAAATTCAACGGATACCCACTTCCACCATAGTTAGTAAACGAAGAATTTGTGCCATCAGTTTGCTGATAGTTAGAGCCAAATCCCCCGCCTCCATTAAACAGTGAAGCAGGAAATCCTTTTTGGTAAGCACTAGTAGCAGCAGTTCTTTGCAGATCAGCTTGGGTGGAAGAACTGCTGTATCCGTATCCATCCCCATTGCCCATTTCAGAAATTGAGTGGGATAGTTTGGTTGAGTGGGGGGAAGGCATATTTAACTGCCCCAGCTCAGATTTTTTGAGGTATGACTGCTGATTAACATTATTCTGACCACCTGGCATGTTAAAGAGATAATTTTCATGATCATCAACAATTTGTTCAATATGTGAGGCCAAACAGTCCTCTTCATTCATGACACCATTTGACAGACTCATCCCAGATAAAGCAGTTGCTAGATCAGTCGGCTCACTAATGTTAGAATGGACATCATTACATGTGTTTGAACTAAAGCCCCTTCTTTCTGAATTGCCTGCTCTCCCTCCACCAATCGGAGTAGGACAAGGACTGGGAGCTCTTGCTATGTGTTGGGGATCTGGGGTTGTGCTTCTTGACAACGAAGCACCCAGCGCAGCAGCATAAGAATATGATGAAGGTGGGCCTCCATTGTGCCCAGAAGATGAGTTCTGAACCTTTGTAGATGTTCTTATATTATCTGCAGAAGCCAAATCCTGTTGTAACTGAGACAACTCAGCTTCAGCCATGCCTAAGGTGTCAACACTTTCAGTAAAGGTGTTACGACTAGGTGTACGAGAAAGATGACCAGAAGTAGGAGTGACACGGCCTAAATCGTCCTGCACAATTGCTACAAAGTAAGTTTGCCAGGAAAAAGAAACGAAAATTTCAagcattaaatatatatgttacaaGCCAAAATCATGCCTAAACTAAAAATAACTGGTAAAAAGGCTGATTTTAATATATACGGGCATCCGGCtcaaataagataataatacaAGTCCTCAAAAGTTTTATTAAGTttgaattagaaaaaaataaaccATATTATACCTAGTGTATCCCTCTCATATAAAATTAGCCCATTGCAAGAACATAATAAGAAAGTCTGTTTATTAATAATTGCATAGTTTGCTCATCCAACTTAAGCTTCTGTCAATCCACTTATGCTTATATTACTCACAGGAAGATAAGGGGAGAGGGgggggagagggggggggggggggggggggcatgaAGTAGACGTACTAAAAATATCATTTGGCACGCCTGAGTTATACcagtcaaaagaaaagaaaatgaacaATGTGATCATGGTAGAAATGAAACATATTCAAGCGCAGGCCATTGTATTTTGACAGGTTTAAGCAACTAAACAACATGCAATCGTCGGGATCAAGAAGGATATCATGCTCAACAATCTATATAGGGAATTGAATATCACTACAGCGCAGATTAACAAATGGTAAGTAACCTGATGATTGTACTAGAAATAAACCAGTTGAATATTGGACAAACAGTGCAAATATTTGCAATAGATAGACGTGCTGAAAGAATAATAAATTCAGCATCTATAAATTTTATGACGCCTAACAGTGCCAAATTTTGAACCAGTTCATGCAATTATCTATGATGGATATGTAGTTAACAACCAATGAGAAACGACAAACAGTGGCAAAATTATGTAGCAACGAATCTTCACAACTAAATGTTTCCATTAGGAAGTCAAAATATTTGTCATCCTTACATGAAGGTAGATCACAATCACTTAGCAGATATTTGCAACAGACAGTTCAACAAGTTAAGAGATTCAGCACCAAACAAACTCTATGAAGCCTAATAAAGCCAAATTCCAAATTAGCTCATGCAATAAGCTACTGCGGATAGCAACATTCAATCCTACAGAATATCAAAGCATAACATGAACTATAAAACTGTGAGTAAAGAAAAAATATACCTGAAAGATTCCACCAAGGCTTTTCTCTTTGCTACCTAATCCGAAACCGGGCAAACCAATCAGTCCATCAACTCCCCACCCCGCAGGAGCCTGATTTTCTAGCTCACCCTCACTTTTTTGTTTGTTGGCATTAAACCCAGGTGGCTTCGAATAAAGTGACACTCCACCGCCACCATTgctgttttcatttttatttactttACGCCTATCTCCAATTCCTCCAACAGTTGAACTTCCTCCCTGCAACCTCTGTGCATACCTCCAATCCTCCTTAGATAGCAAAGGAGGAGGCAACCTAGGGTTCAAATTCAAATTAGAGTAATAGTAAGACAAATAGGAAGGATCAGACCTAAGCTCTTTCTCCGAGGAAAACCCATTCCCACTCTTATTATTCAAGTCAAACTCTGAAAACACTGAACCACCACCGCCGTTATTATACAATCCACCAACTGCATTCATAGAGCCCTCCACAGTAGGTGGAGCTGAACCACTCCTATACAAATTCAGTTCCCTTTCCCTGTCATCAGAGTCTTGATTCCTCCTCTGCTCGCGCAACAACAAACCTAACTCCTTCTCAAAATCATCCCCAAATGATCCTTCATTTCCGCTATGCACTGGTCTCCTTTCTAATTCAGACAACATCTTCGCAACCTATAATCAATTTCTAATTTCTAATACCAATTAATATAAGAACTACAAACCACATAATTTAATCACTTCTTGATAACTCAAAAACccatttcttgaatatatcaaaATGCAACCTTTTTCCAACAAAAAATCAAGAAACTCAACTTAAGGAAACCCCATTTGAACTTTAAAGGAAAAAACACAAAAAGAAGCTATTACTCATATATAATCTCTCGTATCAACATAAAATGATGATACAGAGAGCAAATATAAGTAAAGTAGCAAACTTGAACAACATTTCTGTAAATTGGCAAAATAGAGTGTTTGGAAGAGAAAGTGAGCAGAAGAAAGAGTGTCTGCAAGAAAGGAGAAGGGTGAATACAAAGAGGGATCAAACTGGCGGCTAATTGTTCTTACAAAGAACCCCTTCTAGGGTTTTTTGTGTTTCCAACTAACTAGTGCCATTATCAGGTGATTATTAACACGGTGATCTGATTCTTGGTTCTCAGAAACgtacaaaaaaataaagaacattTCTAAGTtggagtattattttttttgaaggaacttggagtattattttaaaaagttaaatgtaatgtaaaatgtaaaatattataaatagataatgaaagacattttattttaataattaataatattataacaaaacatatataggaagtcattttataagataaactttgaacaaaaaataaaaatgaaaaaaatgagtTATAGttatctaaaaataaaaaaaaaagaaaaacttcTATTTGTGTTTTATCTACGATGGACGAAACAGTCGTTATTGTAACAGCGAACGAACCTATCGATTATGTTAATGGTCATTGTAATAACGAACAAACCTATCAAATATGTTAATAATCATTGTAATAGCGAACAAGCCTATCGATTATCGATTATGTTAACAGTCATTTTAACAAAGTTGATCGTCTACGTTAACAAAATTGTTCGATTGCTAAGTTGAGGTACACACTTCCATCTCTCTCCCGACAGTTGAGTAAAAATCTAAATCTATTGACGAAAGTGATAGTGAGATAAATATCGTGGAAGCGGGATAGAAATGATTCCAAAAAAACTCATTCGAAGGAATGAGAATTAAGCTAGCCATCCGCCAATCAAGCAAATGCGTTATTTCTTCCCGATGTTGAATACCGTTTTTCTTCCCCGAGTTGCTTTCCAAATCAAGGATTATGTCATTATTAAGACATATTAACTTTTTTAGACAAATGatgaatatgtatatatatatatatatatatatattatctatgATATCAatgtacaaaataaaaaatataaaaactaaaccggtaagagaaaatataatccatCAAATTAATCacgtttaaaaaaattcaatacattattattaaaaatttatcatttatatttttaacatgTATTTCAAGATacataataacaaataatatttaaatgagcTTATATTTGAATCCTACTTTATTATTGGAAAAAGAGAcaataaattttagttattagatTGTAAATTAGATTGTAAATAAGCTGAATGaaacattaaaatattgattatccaaacttatatataatttatctcaTCTGACCCTCTTTTGTTTCCTAGATTTTTTTAtcgtttgacacacattttaaggtgcatgtaaatagtttcataatttatttttaatttttttatttatatataaacattaaaatttaaacataaaaaaacttaaaacgCTCAAAGCATGAGtagttttaaataatttgatcaACCATATAGTGCAATGAAGAACGACCATCACAAATTCAAGATGACTCCATTATTTTGGACGAGAATAATACAGGCaatattcacacacacacaaaaggaGAATGAGAAAATAGCAAGGAGTATATTAGAAGAGCAAATGAAGGTCGTACAGCATATTAATTATGCTATTAGGTTAGTTTTATGATGCACTTGAGTCACTTGACCCTGCAACAGCAAAGCGTATGGAAGATGTGTGTTTTGTTTTGTAAGTTGTTTTTGTCCCACACCGAAACCATAGAAACATTCCTGACTTGAGTCGTATATATAAACCACGCTGGCCATTGGTTAAAAGCATACCTTTCTCGGCCTTTTGGCTAAGATCAAGTGTAGTATCTGttcttatcagtttaatatctgatatgtgAGCCATTGGCTCAcacgatattaaatttattttttgagggGGAGGTCCCGTCACAATAGCTTGCTATTGGGGGCTTCGTGAGTCGCCTAAGCGTTGCACTACAGCTTTGGCCTGGCTCACCCCACCAAatcataatcaaaatttttactGTACTGGGCAATGATTCCGATTAATGTATGTAGTGAGACTCAAACAAGTGGTTCCAATTATGAGTGAAGATTGTTCCTGGCCTCTCTCTCTCCAAAAAGGGCTTTTGCTTCTAACAGAACAAATACATGGATGACCAatctttataattattatagtaGTATGATGTTTAATGACAAAGGTATTTAAATGACATTTGTGGCAAACCGAGGATAATAGACCATAGTGTGTGTTCATATGTCACACCAGCAAAAAGCCAAGCAACACTGCTGAGGGGCATTTGCATACTCACGGTCACCAAGGTTCTGATCTCATTTTCCAGGTCATCAAAGTTCTCTTTTCGTGGGTGGAGAGGCTGGTGCCTCGTGAATGGATATTTGATAGAACAGCATGCATTAAGGATGTATTCTACTGTAAGGAGATGTTCACCATCCCACATCGCCTAGATTAAATGAAACATAAGTTTTTATGTAGTTGAGCTTCCTGCAATATGCTTGTCCCTTCGGGGACATCCGATAAAATTGGAACGATACAGAGAAGATTAGCATGGCCCCTGCGCAAGGATGACACGCACAAATCGAGAAATggtccaaatttttttaaagatattttgAGTTTCTTACGAACTATTTTGCTACCGAGTTTTGAAAGATATTTTGAGTTTCTTACGAACTATTTTGCTACCGAGTTTTGAAGCCAGAGTGTAGTAGATAAATGGTCCAAATTTTTTTGCGAGTGTAGTAGATAAATGGtccaattttttttgcaattttacCTAGTACTAGTTGTTTGCTATCAAGATCCACATTCCAACTATTTACACAAAACGAAATAAGAGCATTGGCCTGGCTCACCCCACCAAATTTAGTCCCTAATGTATTCATGTGTGATGTCTGGATATTTATGCTTGGTTTATTCCATGGAAAATGTAATCCTGTACAAGGATGATATTTATTTGCTTTTTAGCTGTAACCAATTGTCAATAGGATATCATTAACAGAGATGAACCTTAAAATCTACTCACGGGCAAGACAATAGAATGCTGTGAAGAGCAAGTGGTGCATCCTAGAAGAATTAAGGAACCCACATCGGAAGAGGAAAGAAGTACACCAGAATGCACTTGTATAAAAACCAACTGTCTGTCTAGAGAATAGAGCACGCAGCCATGTGATGAGCACAAAGCGAACTATTCTTTCGCCTTTTACTAAAGAATACCGTGTGCTCGTCACTCACAGTGGCATACGCCCATTTTTGGAGGGTTTGTCCTTTTGGATCAACCCCTACAATTCCAGTTAAAGTGTTTGGTCTTTGTCATGTATTCTGCTAAGAGCATGTTTTGCCTGTTTTCATAGTTGTCTTGTACCGGATTTGCTACGCAAGTGTTGAAGCCACAGATTTTGAAAAATCTTCCAAGACTATCGTACTatagaaaataaatatgtatttgaGCTTGGTCTTTCTTGAGTTGGTATTCCTGCAAATTGCTGTGATTTTGATGCTGAaacctttttattttaatttaaaaaatttgaatgctAAAACTTTGGCATGATAAAGTCAGTtcttgtttatatttatttctgaTATTTTTGTAGTCTCAAGCACTTAAATTTTTGCataatcaaacaaaattattgcatGTTCGCTGGAAAATGTTCAGCGGCTAACTAACAAGTGGGATTAATACAAATGATACAATGGggataaaaatatgttatagtgAAAAATTTAGTGTGTGCATAATCCCTCTAGTTAATTACTGAAGTTAGAAGAACAGatcatgaaataaaattttagtcgGAATGTGTAGTTGAAAGTAGATATATAAGTTATTCTGAAAAAATACAGCATTAAAAAGCCAATGGGATGTGAATGTTTTGTTTTTCAAGTGAGTTGTTTTCGTCCCACATCGTATCCATATAAACAATCCCGACTTGTGTAGTACATATAAACCACGCTGGCCATTGGGTAAAAGCATACCTTTCTCGGCCTTTTGGCTAAGATCAAGTGTAGTATCTGttcttatcagtttaatatctgatatgtggGCCATTGGCTCAcacgatattaaatttattttttgagggGGAAGTCCCGTCTCAATAGCTTGCTATTGGGGGCTTCGCGAGTCGCCTAAGCGCTGCACTACAGCTTTGGCCTGGCTCACCCCACCAAATCAGTGTCTAAATGTTGTAACCTACTCCTTAAGTATCTAAAGTGAGGGGAGTTACATATGCTGAATAATtatgttggattttttttttgactaaacattacaaattatctactcataatttctaaaatctgaaagttgcatattaaaatagactaaatatacttttctaatgatataattatcattatttttctcaattatccaATACATGtaaagtttaaaaatcaaaatagacatgtaaaaggggacggagggagtaacaaacgCATGACCCATTCAGTCAAACGACCATCCTAAATGTATTTATTAGAGTAACATGATGTTTAATTACAGGGGAAAGACATTTAAATGACATTTGTGCCATCCCGAGGACGATAGGCCATAGTTTGTGTTACCCAAATGTCACACCAGCAAAAAGCCAAGCAACACTCCTGAGGGCATATGCATACTCACTGGTCACCAAGGTTCTGATCTCATTTTCCAGGTCATCAAAGTTTTTTTTTCCCGTGGGTGGAGAGGGTGTGCCTCGTGAAAGGATATTTTATAGAACAGGATGCATTGAGGATATTTCCCGTAGGTGGTTTTGCAGGAGTTTGACAGACTCTAGTTTACTTTATACATTGAATATTAATTAGTTTCTTGCATTTACAATGAATTTGAGTGTAACCATTCCTAATATATTTCATTTCTTTAGCTATGATCTATTTCTGGAGttaatttactccctccgtcccacccatttcttatcgaatgggtagtggaaaagagaaagaaaagtgggtaaaatggtgggactcattgatttttaatgtataaaaagaagatagtgaggtaaaagtagtgtgaaaaggaaagaaaaatgaataagtggcgggacccattgactatttttggtaagttttgaaatgtaaagaattgggtgggacacccaaaaaggaaagtgtaaagaaatggatgggacggagggagtacgagATATTATAGTGGACGGATGTATTGAATCTCAAGCGCAACCGtttattctaaataaaaatcatGCATTTAAAATATGCTAATATTGTTTCATGCATTTAAAATATGGCAAATATAGTTTGAAGTTATGTTTGAAATGTTCTGATATATCTTACAATACACATGCATTAATGAAGCAACCGTTTATTTTAGAAGAAAATGGTGAGCACAAAGCCAATTATTCTTTCGTCTTTATATCAtgaatgtgttattttgaaaGAGATGTATTTTTGTATGTTTTCTTTCCGCTAATTGTATTTGTACacgttataatataaatttgaaaattaatatcttAAAGATGAAGAAAAGCACCGGTTGCTATGTGATTGATGTAATGTTAAAGTTAATAAAAAAGTAGCATGTATAagtgaaatattattatttttggtttGTAAGGATATAAGTGAATTATTAAATCTGAAACATAATTACAATAGCAAAATCATATGGCATAAAATTCAAAGCAAAACAAAGGAAATAATTATAGATGCTCTTGGGTTTGGTGATTGTGAGAAACGTCCCACATCGATATAAAGCTGTTACAAATACTTGTCCTGGGGTATTAAGATGGAGATGCTGCCAGCCTTAGAACATACTTACCTGGATGGGGTCAATGGGTGATCAAGAAGGCCCATGGCCTAGGTTAGTGACCTCCATTGCACTCAGGAGGGGTGCTCGCCTAAGGTCTACCCAACTGGTGGAGCCTACATCATAATTTGTGACAGGGGGAC
This region includes:
- the LOC108209374 gene encoding pumilio homolog 2-like, with protein sequence MLSELERRPVHSGNEGSFGDDFEKELGLLLREQRRNQDSDDRERELNLYRSGSAPPTVEGSMNAVGGLYNNGGGGSVFSEFDLNNKSGNGFSSEKELRSDPSYLSYYYSNLNLNPRLPPPLLSKEDWRYAQRLQGGSSTVGGIGDRRKVNKNENSNGGGGVSLYSKPPGFNANKQKSEGELENQAPAGWGVDGLIGLPGFGLGSKEKSLGGIFQDDLGRVTPTSGHLSRTPSRNTFTESVDTLGMAEAELSQLQQDLASADNIRTSTKVQNSSSGHNGGPPSSYSYAAALGASLSRSTTPDPQHIARAPSPCPTPIGGGRAGNSERRGFSSNTCNDVHSNISEPTDLATALSGMSLSNGVMNEEDCLASHIEQIVDDHENYLFNMPGGQNNVNQQSYLKKSELGQLNMPSPHSTKLSHSISEMGNGDGYGYSSSSTQADLQRTAATSAYQKGFPASLFNGGGGFGSNYQQTDGTNSSFTNYGGSGYPLNLPMQSMMSSHLGNSNMPPLFENATAASAMAMPGMDSTMMGGTFTSESHPNYAALDSQNLGRIGNQMAGSALQAPFVDPAYLQYLRTAEYAAQASINEPSVESNYLNNSYLDLLQKAYLGSLLSPQKSQYGISLGSKTAGPHGYYGNPAYGVGLSYPGSPLASPVLPHSPVGPGSPIRHGDVNKRFHSGMRNVAGGGIMGPWHLDASNMEHSFASSLLEEFKSNKTRCFELLDITGHVVEFSADQYGSRFIQQKLETATTEEKNMVYQEISPQALALMTDVFGNYVIQKFFEHGMPSQRRELANQLLGNVLTLSLQMYGCRVIQKAIEVVDLDQKIEMVGELDGHIMRCVRDQNGNHVIQKCIECVPENHIQFIITTFFDQVVTLSSHPYGCRVIQRVLEHCEDQKTQDKVMEEILACVSMLAQDQYGNYVVQHVLEHGKPHERSTIIRELAGKIVQMSQQKFASNVVEKCLTFGDPSERQLLVTEILGTTDENEPLQAMMKDQFANYVVQKVLETCSDQERELILSRIKVHLNALKKYTYGKHIVARVEKLVAAGERRAAQSQQAA